From a single Candidatus Delongbacteria bacterium genomic region:
- a CDS encoding glycosyltransferase family 9 protein: protein MAEILVINLTRMGDIVQTSPLLQGLRQQHPDAHIALLVIDAFRGVAQQIPAVDEVLVYEQDESVSRLMAPGWTFGDAVIWHRNFVRALGQRSWDLVINLTHSHDSALLSQLVARGEIRGLSVHRTGQRDIKHDWVKYFFNVTANRGFNSFNLVDIYRRIGNLPKGVGQALCLEPGDEARRWAADLPLDGPGPLVMLQLGASRDNRRWPLESFARCARILAEECGARFLLCGTQKEMPLAASLMTLAPELVYHDLSGQTNLAQLSALCTRADLLISNDTGTMHIAAAMGTPVVSLFLATALPEETAAYLPGTLVLQPRIACSPCSHHVECPHINCRDWITPAAVAAAARMQLDGSVPETWPDAERVHVFRCERDAEGFQTLVPLLQEQLSPEAIFSLCYRRLWKTELRAGVREPLALSLVDELAGLRARLAVAPDPALLLHRCNQAREILDDVIQLAGEGHALTGEVALDLSNSAPSLKLLERVSSRVIEIDATLFKREMSHTWLRPLAVLFRFDKEELDQEPDFERTNRAMGRIYDTLAHRALELANMLDTVIRELEPVTRTQELDPICHE, encoded by the coding sequence GTGGCTGAGATCCTGGTGATCAACCTGACCCGCATGGGCGACATCGTGCAGACCTCGCCGCTGTTGCAGGGTCTGCGCCAGCAGCATCCAGATGCGCACATCGCGCTGCTGGTGATCGACGCCTTCCGCGGAGTGGCCCAGCAGATTCCCGCCGTGGACGAGGTACTGGTCTACGAACAGGACGAGAGTGTGAGCCGCCTGATGGCACCGGGCTGGACCTTCGGTGATGCGGTGATCTGGCATCGCAATTTCGTGCGGGCTCTTGGCCAGCGGTCCTGGGATCTGGTGATCAACCTGACCCACAGCCATGACAGCGCCCTGCTGAGCCAGCTGGTGGCGCGGGGCGAGATCCGTGGCCTCAGCGTGCACCGCACGGGCCAGCGCGACATCAAGCACGACTGGGTCAAGTACTTCTTCAACGTGACCGCCAACCGGGGTTTCAATTCCTTCAATCTGGTGGACATCTACCGCCGCATCGGCAATCTGCCCAAGGGCGTCGGTCAGGCACTCTGCCTCGAACCGGGTGACGAGGCCCGCCGCTGGGCCGCCGACTTGCCGCTGGACGGACCGGGCCCCCTGGTGATGCTGCAGCTGGGAGCCAGCCGCGACAACCGCCGCTGGCCGCTGGAAAGTTTCGCCCGCTGCGCGCGCATTCTGGCCGAAGAGTGCGGGGCGCGGTTCCTGCTCTGTGGCACCCAGAAGGAAATGCCACTGGCCGCCTCGTTGATGACTCTGGCTCCCGAGCTGGTGTATCACGACCTGAGCGGCCAGACCAACCTGGCGCAGCTCAGTGCACTCTGCACTCGCGCCGACCTGCTGATCAGCAACGACACCGGCACCATGCACATCGCGGCCGCCATGGGGACTCCCGTGGTGAGCCTCTTCCTGGCTACCGCCCTGCCCGAGGAGACTGCGGCCTACCTGCCCGGAACGCTGGTGCTGCAGCCGCGCATCGCCTGTTCGCCCTGCAGCCACCATGTGGAATGCCCGCACATCAACTGCCGTGACTGGATCACTCCGGCCGCGGTGGCCGCCGCCGCCCGGATGCAACTGGACGGCAGCGTGCCGGAGACCTGGCCCGACGCCGAGCGAGTGCATGTCTTCCGTTGCGAACGCGATGCCGAAGGCTTCCAGACCCTGGTGCCGCTGCTGCAGGAGCAGCTGTCTCCGGAAGCGATCTTCAGCCTGTGTTACCGCAGGCTCTGGAAGACCGAGCTGCGCGCGGGTGTCCGCGAGCCCCTGGCGCTTTCGCTGGTCGATGAGCTGGCCGGTCTGCGCGCGCGGCTGGCCGTCGCCCCGGATCCCGCTCTGTTGCTGCATCGCTGCAATCAGGCCCGCGAGATTCTGGACGATGTGATCCAGCTGGCCGGCGAAGGGCATGCCCTGACCGGTGAAGTGGCACTGGACCTCTCCAACTCTGCACCCAGTCTGAAACTGCTGGAGCGCGTGTCAAGCCGGGTGATCGAGATTGACGCCACCCTGTTCAAGCGCGAGATGTCGCACACCTGGTTGCGCCCGCTGGCCGTGCTCTTCCGCTTTGACAAGGAGGAACTGGACCAGGAACCGGATTTCGAACGCACCAATCGCGCCATGGGCCGGATCTACGACACGCTGGCCCACCGGGCCCTCGAGCTGGCGAACATGCTGGACACGGTGATCCGTGAGCTGGAACCCGTGACCCGGACTCAGGAACTGGACCCCATCTGCCATGAGTGA
- a CDS encoding glycosyltransferase, protein MSEWAFESGPSRRGDATLWLSCGERRLAVHSPLDPRREARTLLAGLGVQQPAMLLLLGGGLGYLAEEASRGDWQGVLQLEPPRTGARISGEQRPPSGVRLLHGTPMQLVDAITREQMERGYPDLYLVVNTAYRAAFPGWAAGLLEHFSPGLNPSRLGSLRTRSWQGRRVLVLQSGYFLLRECSRAFREQGCEVLEVPLSREGNRIAPTVVHQELKIDEDFLNRLLEKLGDFRPDLVFCVNHIGFDAEGRLAAILEKLRIPVAVWYVDSPVYILDGHHGVATGNTHLFVWERHWLPAMQQLPFGSVQWLPLAGNGEFATRGAAGSQRDCSFVGGSNVEAVSKWSIRLGLNTAQRREYERLLEDWVLNGRRIPVETFLEEQRLRIPLLASGLDERGWRTLQSLLVLEGTQRDRLDLVRAFAQRDFVVCGDRGWQNLEPALRLLPGLDYYGALPLHYGGCRVNLNSTSRQMPTALNQRAFDVPLCGSVVLGDAQEDLELLFTPGRDCLAWHTPEEALELSNRLLRDRPLWSRLARESRETVLSRHLYRHRVREILDTLKTTYSTPTGSRKDARPLEEPCRSS, encoded by the coding sequence ATGAGTGAATGGGCATTCGAAAGCGGCCCCTCGCGCCGGGGTGATGCGACTCTCTGGCTGAGCTGCGGGGAGCGCAGGCTGGCCGTGCACAGCCCGCTGGACCCGCGTCGCGAGGCTCGCACGCTGCTGGCAGGCCTGGGTGTGCAGCAGCCAGCCATGTTGCTGCTGCTGGGCGGCGGGCTGGGGTACCTGGCCGAGGAGGCCTCCCGCGGTGACTGGCAGGGCGTGCTCCAGCTGGAACCGCCTCGCACCGGCGCGCGGATTTCCGGCGAGCAGCGGCCCCCGAGCGGCGTACGCCTCCTGCACGGAACACCCATGCAGCTGGTGGATGCCATCACGCGCGAACAGATGGAACGCGGATATCCGGATCTGTACCTGGTGGTGAACACTGCCTATCGCGCGGCGTTTCCCGGCTGGGCTGCCGGGCTGCTGGAGCACTTCAGCCCCGGGCTGAATCCTTCGCGCCTGGGCAGTCTGCGCACACGCAGCTGGCAGGGGCGGCGCGTGCTGGTGCTGCAGAGTGGCTACTTCCTGCTGCGCGAATGCAGCCGCGCCTTCCGCGAGCAGGGCTGCGAGGTGCTGGAAGTGCCGCTGAGCCGCGAAGGCAACCGGATCGCGCCCACGGTCGTGCATCAGGAATTGAAGATCGACGAGGACTTCCTCAACCGGCTGCTGGAGAAGCTGGGTGACTTCCGCCCGGACCTGGTGTTCTGCGTGAACCACATCGGCTTCGATGCAGAAGGACGGCTGGCGGCGATTCTGGAGAAACTGCGCATACCCGTGGCGGTATGGTACGTGGACAGCCCCGTCTACATTCTCGACGGGCATCACGGGGTGGCCACGGGCAACACGCATCTCTTCGTCTGGGAGCGCCACTGGCTGCCCGCGATGCAGCAGCTGCCCTTTGGTTCGGTCCAGTGGTTGCCGCTGGCGGGCAATGGCGAGTTCGCCACACGGGGCGCGGCCGGCAGCCAGCGCGATTGCAGTTTCGTGGGGGGCTCCAATGTCGAGGCCGTCTCCAAGTGGAGCATCCGGCTGGGGCTGAACACGGCCCAGCGTCGCGAGTACGAACGCCTGCTGGAAGACTGGGTCCTCAATGGGCGCCGGATTCCCGTGGAGACCTTCCTGGAAGAACAGCGCCTGCGGATTCCCCTGCTGGCTTCGGGTCTGGACGAGCGCGGCTGGCGCACACTGCAGAGCCTGCTGGTACTGGAAGGCACCCAGCGGGACCGCCTGGACCTGGTGCGTGCCTTTGCCCAGCGCGATTTCGTGGTCTGTGGTGACCGCGGCTGGCAGAACCTGGAGCCGGCCCTGCGCCTGCTGCCGGGCCTGGACTACTACGGAGCGCTGCCCCTGCATTATGGGGGCTGCCGGGTGAACCTGAACAGCACCAGCCGCCAGATGCCCACGGCGCTGAACCAGCGCGCCTTTGATGTGCCCCTGTGTGGCAGCGTGGTGCTGGGTGACGCCCAGGAAGACCTGGAGCTGCTCTTCACTCCCGGGCGGGACTGTCTGGCCTGGCACACGCCCGAAGAGGCCCTGGAGCTGAGCAACCGGCTGCTGCGTGATCGTCCGCTCTGGAGCCGCCTGGCACGCGAGTCCCGTGAGACGGTTTTGAGCAGGCACCTGTACCGACATCGGGTGCGCGAGATTCTGGATACACTGAAAACGACCTATTCAACCCCGACCGGCAGCCGCAAGGATGCCCGTCCCCTGGAGGAACCATGCAGATCATCGTGA
- a CDS encoding DUF502 domain-containing protein, with protein sequence MQTDSQKPQGSSVSKHLRTYLASGILVLVPLGLTVFVFKLLFTSLSGIMLPVLRPLLRDLPEWALVSLAFFSMLIIVYIVGLVAAHMIGRRVIQLGETLLMRVPFIKTVYSASKQVVDSISSPGASAYKAVALVEYPLPGTLALAFVTGSTRTSDDRVYITVFVPTTPNPTSGFMLFVPEADVRILKMSVEDAVKTIFSGGMLGPPRLDYRNAPLAHTEPESDRELPPA encoded by the coding sequence ATGCAGACAGACTCTCAGAAGCCCCAGGGGTCCAGCGTCAGCAAACACCTGCGCACCTATCTGGCCTCGGGAATCCTGGTCCTGGTCCCTCTGGGCCTGACGGTGTTCGTGTTCAAGCTGCTCTTCACCTCGCTCTCGGGCATCATGCTTCCCGTGCTGCGCCCCCTGCTGCGAGATCTGCCCGAATGGGCTCTGGTGAGCCTGGCCTTCTTCTCGATGCTGATCATCGTCTACATCGTGGGTCTGGTGGCGGCGCACATGATCGGGCGTCGTGTGATCCAGCTTGGCGAAACCTTGCTGATGCGCGTGCCCTTCATCAAGACGGTCTATTCGGCCTCGAAGCAGGTGGTGGACTCGATCTCCTCGCCCGGGGCGTCGGCCTACAAGGCGGTGGCCCTGGTCGAGTACCCCCTGCCGGGCACACTGGCGCTGGCCTTCGTCACCGGCAGCACGCGCACTTCGGATGACCGGGTCTACATCACGGTGTTCGTGCCCACCACGCCCAATCCCACATCCGGCTTCATGCTCTTCGTGCCCGAAGCCGACGTGCGCATCCTGAAGATGAGCGTCGAAGATGCGGTCAAGACCATCTTCTCCGGCGGCATGCTCGGGCCTCCGCGCCTGGACTACCGCAATGCGCCGCTGGCGCACACGGAACCGGAGAGCGACAGGGAACTTCCTCCCGCCTGA
- a CDS encoding glycosyltransferase family 9 protein, with protein sequence MSAHVLVIQLARLGDLAQSLPLIFGLKQAGARVDLICGFDPGDWLRERLDSLMVLDTRSLEQGLEDPAVLFTALRTRLGTLLAGSRHGSWDHVICLNDAVPATELAALLPGNSRCGAGVAGDPYAAWLAALGEERGENLVHLSEMMLASVPWVEGQVSAARVRNSRDIVIHSGSGSRWRQLEPLFWRGLLRELALAMPGHRLLLTGNATERATCEKLALGIPSVINLAGRTSLDELLLTLENAALVIAQDTGVLHLAAATSTPLLGLYHASARVTETGPFQHGAHVLEVSADCHPCHEGAPTCANLDCRHWIEFHGVARIALAILRGETPPHPADPRLALWRCEFEGGGWLLRDLGSGGWYRREEKLAQLAFLRGDGAHEPLMADGKAWRAACANGMDHASWQRRLGIGSPVGLLETASHWKAACLTTKELSR encoded by the coding sequence GTGAGCGCTCATGTGCTTGTGATCCAACTGGCCCGCCTGGGTGATCTGGCCCAGAGTCTGCCGCTGATCTTCGGCCTCAAGCAGGCCGGTGCCCGGGTGGACCTGATCTGCGGTTTCGACCCCGGAGACTGGTTGCGCGAGCGGCTGGACTCGTTGATGGTGCTGGACACGCGCAGTCTGGAGCAGGGGCTGGAAGATCCAGCGGTCCTGTTCACGGCCCTGCGCACGCGGCTGGGAACCCTGCTGGCCGGAAGCCGTCACGGCAGCTGGGACCATGTGATCTGTCTCAACGATGCGGTGCCCGCCACCGAACTGGCCGCCCTGCTGCCCGGCAACTCCCGGTGCGGAGCCGGGGTGGCCGGCGATCCCTACGCGGCCTGGTTGGCCGCCCTGGGCGAGGAACGTGGCGAGAACCTGGTGCACCTGAGCGAGATGATGCTGGCCAGTGTGCCATGGGTGGAAGGTCAGGTCAGTGCGGCCCGCGTGCGCAACAGCCGCGACATCGTGATCCACAGCGGATCGGGCAGTCGCTGGCGCCAGCTGGAACCCCTGTTCTGGCGGGGACTGCTGCGCGAGCTGGCCCTGGCCATGCCCGGACATCGCCTGCTGCTCACTGGCAACGCCACTGAACGTGCCACCTGCGAGAAGCTGGCGCTGGGCATTCCGTCGGTGATCAATCTGGCGGGACGCACCTCGCTGGACGAGCTGCTGCTGACGCTGGAGAATGCCGCGCTGGTGATTGCCCAGGACACAGGCGTGCTGCATCTGGCCGCCGCCACCAGCACTCCCCTGCTGGGGCTGTACCACGCCAGTGCGCGCGTGACCGAGACCGGGCCGTTCCAGCATGGCGCCCACGTGCTGGAAGTGTCGGCCGACTGCCACCCCTGCCATGAAGGGGCGCCCACCTGCGCCAATCTCGATTGCCGCCACTGGATCGAGTTTCACGGTGTGGCACGCATCGCGCTGGCGATCCTGCGGGGCGAGACGCCCCCGCATCCCGCCGACCCGCGTCTGGCGCTCTGGCGCTGCGAGTTCGAGGGCGGTGGCTGGCTGCTGCGTGATCTGGGCAGTGGCGGGTGGTATCGTCGCGAGGAAAAGCTGGCCCAGCTGGCCTTCCTGCGGGGCGATGGCGCGCACGAGCCGCTGATGGCCGACGGAAAAGCCTGGCGGGCCGCATGCGCAAATGGAATGGATCACGCCAGCTGGCAGCGCAGACTGGGCATCGGCAGCCCCGTGGGACTGCTGGAGACCGCATCGCACTGGAAGGCCGCCTGTCTGACCACCAAGGAACTTTCGCGATGA
- a CDS encoding glycosyltransferase family 1 protein → MNLLVLDIPLFVEELRAAGHAVVNIGPDPACEIHLAPGQYTLDAIWSRLPAGFTPDRLLLSESLKRRRVPQGIAEAPCPTLFHSVDGHLHLDWHLALGRLFDHVLCSQLAVCSAMQAAGLRASWLPWAISAHEVSSDIESGPRDIPVSMVGSFLAAHRPKRMQLLERLARRFPLALYGPPFTPFLTPLEQAAIYGRSRIVLNECIGGEVNFRLLEAAAQGACVLSEQESEGQSLLLRPGREFVPWTPDTVEEELDRLLASPDTCHEIGRAGWQRLNADHTRTRRCAMLLESLELARMEDRRLEQIPAAPRLEHWIRQRLVANGLADPRDTPRAARAAGQPSTSHRLTGPLGDELLIGQAEELLRSGRTDEAESLLSGSESRLCLLALEAWRLIRLWDAQQLDSAQCVQAAQMLAQVFRNLNRRHRAGIVVNPERITIPCWEFQLLQLALRRLPDEPGLWLALARCEDDCGLTAHAVASMDSLMHVMHTKGLELPDELRLEHARLQWKAGLREAAEANLLRLSDSDWITASWLPTEERLRLQYVRRLVNERNITALELLATERPSSAITGLCCELSQLDHQPARGLSLLDSLIAKEPGSPRLHRLQERMLEQMGRHEESRMAHQRSRQCNILVRHTEDMQ, encoded by the coding sequence ATGAACCTGCTGGTTCTGGACATCCCCCTCTTCGTCGAGGAGCTGCGAGCCGCGGGCCATGCGGTGGTGAACATCGGGCCCGACCCGGCCTGCGAGATCCATCTCGCACCGGGACAGTACACGCTGGATGCCATCTGGTCACGCCTGCCTGCGGGATTCACACCCGACCGGCTGCTGCTCAGCGAAAGCCTCAAGCGGCGCCGGGTTCCCCAGGGCATCGCCGAAGCCCCTTGTCCCACGCTCTTCCATTCGGTCGATGGTCACCTGCACCTGGACTGGCATCTGGCGCTGGGACGGCTCTTCGACCACGTGCTCTGCAGCCAGCTGGCGGTCTGTTCGGCCATGCAGGCCGCGGGGCTGCGGGCGAGCTGGCTGCCCTGGGCGATTTCCGCCCACGAGGTCAGCAGCGACATCGAGTCCGGCCCGCGTGACATCCCGGTGAGCATGGTGGGCAGTTTTCTGGCTGCGCACCGCCCCAAGCGCATGCAGCTGCTCGAGCGCCTGGCGCGCCGTTTTCCGCTGGCGCTCTACGGTCCGCCCTTCACGCCCTTCCTCACTCCACTGGAACAGGCGGCCATCTATGGGCGCTCGCGGATCGTGCTCAACGAGTGCATCGGGGGCGAAGTCAATTTCCGCCTGCTCGAAGCGGCCGCGCAGGGCGCCTGTGTGCTCAGTGAACAGGAGTCCGAAGGTCAGTCCCTGCTGCTGCGCCCGGGCAGGGAGTTCGTGCCCTGGACACCGGACACGGTGGAGGAGGAACTGGACCGCCTGCTGGCCTCTCCGGACACCTGCCACGAGATCGGCCGTGCGGGCTGGCAGCGGCTGAACGCCGATCACACGCGCACCCGTCGCTGCGCGATGTTGCTCGAAAGTCTGGAACTGGCCCGGATGGAAGACCGACGACTGGAGCAGATTCCCGCGGCGCCCCGACTGGAGCACTGGATTCGTCAGCGCCTGGTGGCCAACGGTCTCGCCGATCCCCGTGACACACCGCGTGCCGCGCGCGCCGCCGGGCAGCCGTCCACTTCTCACCGCCTGACCGGCCCGCTGGGGGACGAGCTGCTGATCGGGCAGGCCGAGGAACTGCTGCGGAGCGGCCGGACCGACGAAGCCGAGAGTCTGCTGTCCGGCAGTGAGTCCAGGCTTTGCCTGCTGGCACTGGAAGCCTGGCGCCTGATCCGTCTTTGGGACGCACAACAGCTGGACTCCGCGCAATGCGTGCAGGCGGCACAGATGCTGGCCCAGGTCTTTCGCAACCTCAACCGCCGCCATCGCGCGGGCATCGTGGTCAATCCCGAACGGATCACGATTCCCTGCTGGGAATTCCAGTTGCTGCAGCTGGCCCTGCGACGGCTTCCTGACGAGCCCGGCCTGTGGCTGGCGCTGGCCAGATGCGAGGATGACTGCGGACTCACGGCCCACGCAGTCGCCAGCATGGACAGCCTGATGCACGTGATGCACACGAAGGGGCTTGAGCTTCCCGACGAACTCAGGCTAGAGCATGCGCGCCTGCAGTGGAAAGCCGGCCTGCGCGAAGCTGCCGAAGCGAATCTGCTCAGACTGTCCGACTCGGACTGGATCACGGCATCGTGGCTGCCCACCGAAGAACGCCTGCGCCTGCAGTACGTGCGACGGCTGGTGAACGAGCGCAACATCACCGCTCTTGAACTGCTGGCCACCGAGCGTCCCTCGTCCGCGATCACGGGCCTCTGCTGCGAGCTCTCGCAACTGGATCATCAACCCGCGCGCGGGTTGAGCCTGCTGGATTCCCTGATCGCGAAGGAACCCGGCTCCCCGCGCCTGCACAGGCTGCAGGAGCGCATGCTGGAACAGATGGGCCGCCACGAGGAAAGCCGGATGGCCCACCAACGGTCTCGCCAGTGCAACATCCTGGTGCGGCACACGGAGGACATGCAATGA
- a CDS encoding DUF115 domain-containing protein, with protein MNRPLTLEDLAALAHQHRAYSLVSCRQGGYSFRVPGAGLVHSTVNPAGEAMRQAREAGVVPGSRPLLLGCGLGWQALACLELGASSVRILEADVRVLATLHALPSARRLLQDSRVQLHRPADDGEFLRLLAGLFKSEHENQPLLTLATTPALWAEHLPGSCSLVLDILSRRRNGYAQEPSLAHNARLNSVFLATSAEFRLYEGSWKQQPVVVCGAGPSLDKDLETLRAQRAELRIIAVNAALNPLLKAGIVPDLVIAVDGMNVIQADLPVVAENIPLLWVPGTNHGFVSGWPGPRILALPVGPGLPPTPWHGRTPGTLQSGMGTVAGPALDAARQLSQGQLYLSGVDLGWSAGRGYAGNVRREMVSGIRSDFDYMRRQLGLFVNELRLAGRHVSAFGEPCDWMEHPVRHLETHALHEENV; from the coding sequence ATGAACCGCCCCCTGACTCTTGAAGACCTGGCGGCCCTGGCGCACCAGCATCGGGCCTATTCCCTCGTGAGCTGTCGCCAGGGTGGATACAGTTTCCGTGTTCCCGGTGCGGGTCTGGTGCACAGCACGGTGAATCCGGCCGGCGAGGCCATGCGGCAGGCCCGGGAAGCCGGAGTCGTGCCGGGCAGCCGTCCGCTGCTGCTGGGTTGCGGTCTGGGCTGGCAGGCCCTGGCCTGCCTCGAGCTGGGCGCGTCCAGCGTGCGCATTCTGGAAGCGGATGTGCGCGTGCTGGCCACATTGCATGCCCTGCCTTCGGCGCGCAGGCTGCTGCAGGATTCCCGCGTGCAACTCCATCGGCCCGCCGATGATGGCGAGTTCCTGCGCCTGCTGGCCGGCCTGTTCAAGAGCGAACACGAGAACCAGCCCCTGCTGACCCTGGCCACCACTCCCGCGCTCTGGGCCGAACATCTCCCGGGCAGTTGCTCGCTCGTGCTGGACATTCTCAGCCGGCGCCGCAATGGCTATGCCCAGGAGCCCAGTCTGGCTCACAATGCCCGGCTGAATTCGGTCTTCCTGGCCACCAGCGCCGAGTTCCGGCTCTACGAGGGCTCATGGAAGCAGCAGCCCGTGGTGGTCTGCGGAGCGGGCCCCAGCCTGGACAAGGACCTTGAGACCCTGCGTGCCCAGCGTGCGGAGCTGCGCATCATTGCCGTCAACGCCGCACTCAATCCGCTGCTCAAGGCCGGCATCGTGCCCGACCTGGTGATCGCCGTGGATGGCATGAACGTGATCCAGGCGGACTTGCCGGTGGTGGCCGAGAACATTCCCCTGCTCTGGGTGCCGGGCACCAACCATGGATTCGTGTCCGGTTGGCCCGGTCCGCGCATTCTGGCACTTCCCGTGGGTCCGGGGCTGCCGCCCACTCCCTGGCACGGTCGGACGCCGGGAACGCTGCAGTCCGGAATGGGAACCGTGGCGGGACCCGCGCTGGACGCCGCGCGCCAACTGAGTCAGGGCCAGCTGTATCTCAGCGGAGTGGACCTGGGCTGGAGCGCGGGCCGCGGATATGCGGGCAATGTGCGCCGCGAAATGGTTTCCGGCATCCGCTCGGACTTTGACTACATGCGCCGCCAGCTGGGCCTCTTCGTCAATGAACTGCGGCTGGCGGGCCGCCATGTCTCCGCTTTCGGTGAGCCCTGCGACTGGATGGAACACCCCGTCCGCCATCTCGAGACCCACGCCCTGCACGAGGAGAACGTCTGA
- a CDS encoding glycosyltransferase — MHARTIVAQRWPALELDPARTASSTSSTQRERLVWKGQTMVSPLNPEREAKRLLEQAFPDGIPARVTLVGHGNGVLERLLLDAPVQALRILVPDMAYLSCALDLWKDAEVLADPRVDLVAPGQELLPLDGEQLLDLPAIVRAFPGFCARTRVQLGQLRASERRLRIMVVEPVYGGSLPLARHAAEAFRALGHTVQSVSLDGMEQAHRTLLNAGDRHLKGRSLLSGFEELMGQLVLLEASRFRPDLVFALAQSPVSARVSEQLRQQGARTAFWFVEDYETMPYWKALHGHFDLFLTIQKGRFHEQLAALSGNPVRYLPLCSDPSVHFPEPGTPEESIPLSFVGAGYHNRQTAFLELRDHGLKIWGSDWNPLHPAFDMIQDGGRRTDEARNRWIFSNSRINLNLHSSTYHAGVDPDGDFVNPRVFDILACGGFQLVDQRSLLPELLVPGKHLATYRDTNELRDLVTWYLEHPGQAREMAEAGRREVLARHTFKVRMAEFLELAHQLGADWFPTAAPRKEAGLVAEADPELAAWLAQLPPDVDHTVSSIARHVSQLEGELGETERLFLYMGRIQEWARSKKIDQMLEGASRG; from the coding sequence ATGCATGCCCGCACCATCGTCGCCCAGCGCTGGCCCGCCCTGGAACTGGACCCTGCTCGCACGGCCAGCAGCACCTCCTCGACACAGCGGGAGCGTCTGGTCTGGAAGGGCCAGACCATGGTCTCGCCCCTGAATCCCGAGCGCGAGGCCAAGCGCCTGCTCGAGCAGGCATTTCCCGATGGCATTCCCGCACGCGTGACGCTCGTGGGCCACGGCAATGGTGTGCTGGAACGCCTGCTGCTGGATGCGCCCGTCCAGGCCCTGCGCATTCTTGTGCCCGACATGGCGTATCTGTCCTGCGCACTGGACCTCTGGAAGGACGCCGAGGTTCTGGCCGATCCCCGTGTGGACCTGGTGGCGCCCGGACAGGAACTGCTTCCTCTGGACGGCGAGCAGCTGCTGGACCTGCCGGCGATCGTGCGCGCCTTCCCCGGATTCTGTGCCCGCACGCGGGTCCAGCTGGGGCAGCTGCGTGCCAGCGAACGCCGTCTGCGGATCATGGTCGTGGAGCCGGTGTATGGCGGTTCATTGCCGCTGGCGCGTCACGCGGCCGAGGCCTTTCGGGCGCTGGGGCACACGGTGCAGAGTGTCTCACTGGACGGCATGGAGCAGGCTCATCGCACCTTGCTGAACGCGGGCGACCGGCATCTCAAGGGCCGCAGTCTGCTCTCCGGATTCGAAGAGCTGATGGGTCAGCTGGTGCTGCTGGAAGCCTCGCGCTTCCGGCCCGACCTGGTGTTCGCGCTGGCCCAGAGCCCGGTGAGCGCGCGGGTCAGCGAGCAGCTGCGCCAGCAGGGAGCACGCACGGCCTTCTGGTTCGTCGAGGACTACGAGACCATGCCCTACTGGAAGGCCCTGCATGGGCATTTCGACCTGTTTCTCACCATCCAGAAGGGCCGCTTCCACGAGCAGCTGGCCGCGCTCTCGGGAAACCCCGTGCGCTACCTGCCGCTCTGCAGCGACCCCTCGGTCCACTTTCCCGAGCCTGGAACGCCCGAGGAGAGCATCCCGCTCAGTTTCGTGGGCGCCGGGTATCACAATCGCCAGACCGCGTTCCTGGAACTGCGTGACCACGGGCTGAAGATCTGGGGCTCCGACTGGAACCCGCTGCACCCGGCCTTCGACATGATCCAGGACGGAGGTCGGCGCACGGACGAGGCCCGCAACCGCTGGATCTTCTCCAACAGCCGGATCAATCTGAACCTGCACAGTTCCACCTATCACGCGGGCGTCGATCCCGATGGCGACTTCGTGAACCCGCGTGTCTTCGACATCCTGGCCTGCGGCGGATTCCAGCTGGTGGACCAGCGCAGCCTGCTGCCGGAACTGCTGGTTCCCGGCAAGCATCTGGCCACCTACCGTGACACCAACGAACTGCGCGACCTGGTGACCTGGTACCTGGAGCATCCCGGGCAGGCCCGGGAGATGGCCGAGGCGGGGCGGCGCGAAGTGCTGGCCCGTCACACCTTCAAGGTGCGAATGGCCGAGTTCCTGGAGCTGGCGCATCAGCTGGGCGCGGACTGGTTCCCCACCGCCGCTCCGCGCAAGGAAGCGGGCCTGGTGGCCGAGGCCGATCCGGAACTGGCCGCCTGGCTGGCCCAGCTGCCACCCGATGTGGATCACACGGTGTCCTCGATCGCGCGTCACGTGAGCCAGCTCGAGGGCGAACTGGGCGAGACCGAGCGCCTGTTCCTCTACATGGGCCGCATTCAGGAATGGGCTCGCAGCAAGAAGATCGACCAGATGCTCGAGGGGGCCTCCCGTGGCTGA